TTCTGTTGAAACTCTTGTCAATGACTCTACATCATCAGTGTCAAATGATTGGAAAATTGGCCTTGATATCCCAGTAGACCACAATGTCACGACTGGTTTTGGAGGCTCCCACTCCAGAGTTGCTTCCTTTGCCATGCAAAAGTCAAAACAAGATCGCTACAACTTCTTTTCCCATTCTATCAACTGTAAATTCTATGGGTGagtatgaaataaaattaataaactgGGAACTGTGAATAAAATGCAACTTaacttatttttacatttcctgtGCTCCACAGCTACAGACTGACAACAAATCCCACATTGAGTCCTGAATTTAAATCAGCCATCAGTTCCCTTCCTTCCTATTCACCTAAAACTGAGTCACTGTATCGCAATCTGATCGACACCTATGGTACACATTACATCACACAAGTATTTCTAGGAGGAGAAATAAAAGCCACCACTTCTGTCAGGACCTGTGAGGCTACCATGTCTGGACTGTCGGCAACAGACATAAATGATTGTTTGTCAGTTGAGGCATCAGCTAGCTTTGTAAATAGTGCTCGTATTAAAGCCATGGTCAAACACTGTGAGGGGAAGAAGAAGACTTTAGGCTCTAATCAAAGTTTCAGCAGCAAATATCATGAGCGTAGCACAGAGGTCATTGGTGGAAACATAGAAGGAGGTGATATCTTGTTTGAAGGCCAATCAAATCCCAGTGTCTATAATAACTGGCTTACCTCTCTGAAATCTATACCTGATGTGATCCGATACAATTTAAAGCCTCTGCACATGGTACTGCCAAGTGGTCATCCTGCCTTGGTCGGACTGAAGCGAGAGGTAGAGAAGTACATCAAGAAAAATGCTGTGTTGAAGAAATGTTCAGAATCTTGTCAAATTGGCCACAGATCAAACAAAAGGGAtccttgtgcttgtgtttgcaACAGCAATCGGAATATCAAGTCAAACTGCTGTCCTGCTGGAAAAGGTCTCGCAACATTAAAAGTATTTCAGCTTTATGCGGAGGGTCTGTATGGTGATAAATGGACTCAGACAGATGGTTCAGTGCAGGTTAAATATGGTAATCAGATTAAGAACACTATCATCATAAGTAACAATAACAATCCAAAATGGAAAGAAACATTTGAATTTGGACCCATCTCCATCAACATGAAAGACAAActtgtttttagtgtttatgATGAGGATACTTACTGGAACAGTGATCTGCTTGGTGAATGCTCATTTGACCTGCATAACGGGAAGGTGACAGACAGTTGCATGTTTAATCATGgcaccttcttcttctcctacATAGTGGAGTGTGCACCAAATCTTGGTGGTGACCGATGTGACGAGTACATACCCTCACCCATGAGCCCCTCTCTGGCCGAGGTCTTCTACACCAGAAACGGGGTCCTTGTTGGAGAGTCAGACAGGAGTAAATCTGTCATTGAGTGAGGTTGAGGTTGGCTGTTGATGTGAGAAGTGCTGATGACAGGATATGAATTTGATGTATGGTGAATACCTTGCTTATAGTAGTTAATAGGATCTTTTACACTGTTAAGCTTATCTAACGCTTCTCCAAATATGTGTTTGTTAGTTGAAATGTTACGCTTGTTCCTTGTTAGTTGCACAATCTGCTAATAAAGCATCAATAAAGACAACATGGATGTCTGTCTtatgtgtgaaaaatgttttgtaattttgcgGTTAATGTGCACAACTGAAATGCGTATTCATGATTGCATAAGTATTGGTGGAGGAAGTACTGAGATCACTGCACTGTAATTATAAATACCCCTGTGTACTAATACTACTTACAAGTTAAAGTCTGCATTCAAAATTTTATTTaggtaaaagtacaaaagtatgaACAGCAAGCATGAAGtaccaaaaataaaagtactcaATAGCACTGGTCCAATTCATATATATTACTCAGGTCATATTTACTGAtgtattattgtgttcatcactttaatgttgcagctgataAAGGTCAAGCTAATTTAGTTTTATATATCTGATTTCAAACAGTAAGTACTAACTAATGTTATAAAAGAAATGTAGTAAGGTAGTAAGACTacaattccacaatataaacaataatgcacacacacacatacacacacacacacacacacgcacacacacaaacccccaaaagtaaataaatactctattacttttctacatacaagttaattactttatgactttattaattactattaattaatatcatttaaataagattaaatctaataactttaaattagaataactgctgtaacaattgaatttcccctggggaattaataaagtacttcttctttttcttcttcttctttagtaGTAGTAGGtagttagtagtagtagtgggTAGTAGTTACTTTCCACTGTAAATGAATAAGCATGCATAGACTGACCAAACTTTGACAGGGGTACTCACAGCCATCAGATGAAGACAACATGGATGTCTGtcttatttattaaaatgttttgcaattTTGTGGTTAATGTGCACAACTTAAATGCTTAAACTTAAAATTTATATTTGCATAAGCATTGGTGTAAGAAGTATTGAGCTCTTCAAATTAACCACAGTGTAAGAATACATTGTTTCAAGTAAAAGTCTGCATTCCTGAAACCTGCattcctgttacaaaggttagaggactggataggcatctctggtactgcccttaaatggtttaagtcctatcttgaagacaggaagtatttcattgaagttggtaactgtgtctcagaccaaatggtgttgacatgtagggtcccccaagggtccatccTGGGACCTCTTTTGTTCaacctttacatgtttcctttaggccagttaatatgcagcaataatgtgtcctatcataactatgcagatgacactcagatttacatttcactcacagctggtgaatatggaccagtagattcattgtgtcactgtattgaacagatcactctgtggatgcaaaacaactctctccaaataaacagtgacaagactgaaataatcatctttggaccacagaaacaaagagaaagtgtcagcagtcacctcgagtctctttctctaaaatttaaaaatcaagttagaaatctaggggtaatcatggactcagacatgaattttaacagtcACATTAAATTGATAACATCGTCAGCTTTTTACgatctcaaaaacattgccagaatcaaaggaatcatgtctaaaccatttatagggaacgtgagctgggaTTAGACCATCGcgagacaggttagttttaccctactgatgatgtgttgttgcaattgcatttatctctagcaggttagattactgtaacggcctattcatggggctctcaaaaagaATGCAGTACATTCGGAACACTGCCcctcgggtcctgactagaactaggaagtacaaccacattactcctgttctcacactgcttgtgtataagtctcttcatggctcagcaccacattacatctctgacatgttgatgccagatgaaccatctcgaactctgagaacatcagagacaggccttctgctcgtgcccagagtcagagTTAACCCGGAAtagatgatgttagacaagcttcatctctggcaatgtttaaatccaagctaaaaacctttctttttagtgtggcatataacatatgacaactgacagtgatttatctgcactcagtttcctttaattttaatttcactatttgctatttcttattttgattcttgcctatgtacttttaacctgtcttttatttctgtaaagcactttgaattactctgtgtacgAATTGTGCTATATAGATAAACCTGCCTTTCCTTGCCATTCAAAATTctatttaagtaaaagtactaaaGTAATAAGCTGCTAAAGATACTTGACGTACTAAAAGCAACAGCGGTTATGACTTACATcaaattcttcttttcctttcagctgctcccttcaggggtcgccacagcgaatcatctgcctccatttaaccctattaTGACTTACATcaaattaatgtgttttaaattactGGATCATATTTATTGATGTATTATTGTAGTTATCACTTTAATTTGCAGCTGTAAATTCTTTGCTAAGgctcaaaataaacaatataattaTACTGGATTTTGTCATATATCTGATtccaaacatccatccatccattttctatacccgcttagtccttaaccagggtcacggggatctgctgaagcctctcccagctctcttagGGTAAAAGGCAGTGGTGCACCCtgcacaggtcaccagtccatcacagtgctGATTCTGAACAATAACTAATAAAAAAGTTGTAAATGTAGAGAATAAGTAGTAAGTATATTTTCTCCTAATTTAAGTATCTTTGGAAGGATATGACTGACAGCATAATACCATGTGACATTTTATCTAAATATCCTCAAGTGGGAGGTAATAATGTCTGAAGTAAGAAAAAATGGATACGAGAAATAAGAATGATAAACAGGAAAACCGGTGTCCTCGGTCACTTCCACCACTGAAACACAACCTCCCATTGATAAAGCCTGAAAGTTGTCAttcaatgacaaaataaatgtagcaaataattatatatatatttcagaacGATCTgataccaagggctgaaagaagaactagaaaagatgtggaaggtaaaagcaacagtggtccccgtggtaatcggcaccctaagggctgtgacc
This genomic window from Mastacembelus armatus chromosome 1, fMasArm1.2, whole genome shotgun sequence contains:
- the LOC113128328 gene encoding perforin-1-like, coding for MARLWQLILLCWACSPLCLCLPPSVSFIGTPQECKNAHFVPGYNLGGEGFDIVTMERKGAYVIDTETWNLGNGTCRLYRNSYMNNEEQKVPVAVVDWRIQPKCSLKVSSTLYDSVETLVNDSTSSVSNDWKIGLDIPVDHNVTTGFGGSHSRVASFAMQKSKQDRYNFFSHSINCKFYGYRLTTNPTLSPEFKSAISSLPSYSPKTESLYRNLIDTYGTHYITQVFLGGEIKATTSVRTCEATMSGLSATDINDCLSVEASASFVNSARIKAMVKHCEGKKKTLGSNQSFSSKYHERSTEVIGGNIEGGDILFEGQSNPSVYNNWLTSLKSIPDVIRYNLKPLHMVLPSGHPALVGLKREVEKYIKKNAVLKKCSESCQIGHRSNKRDPCACVCNSNRNIKSNCCPAGKGLATLKVFQLYAEGLYGDKWTQTDGSVQVKYGNQIKNTIIISNNNNPKWKETFEFGPISINMKDKLVFSVYDEDTYWNSDLLGECSFDLHNGKVTDSCMFNHGTFFFSYIVECAPNLGGDRCDEYIPSPMSPSLAEVFYTRNGVLVGESDRSKSVIE